One Oryzomonas sagensis DNA segment encodes these proteins:
- the mraZ gene encoding division/cell wall cluster transcriptional repressor MraZ translates to MTEAIDIFGGETPSTIDGKGRTCIPAKFRDALVGLSGDARFIITKAAPVDLGDGTFGRGLSVYPLDAWSGIKKKILANEGGFTSAQLNSIKRQIINPAEECSADKLGRVLIPSALRLHAELERDIWFAGMGQRFDIWSKGTYSRINAQDEKNFPLDSEALAVLGI, encoded by the coding sequence ATGACCGAAGCGATCGACATATTCGGGGGGGAAACCCCGAGCACCATCGACGGCAAAGGACGGACCTGTATCCCGGCAAAATTCAGGGATGCGCTCGTCGGCCTGTCGGGGGATGCGCGCTTCATCATCACCAAGGCCGCCCCCGTGGACCTGGGCGACGGCACCTTTGGCCGCGGCCTTTCCGTGTATCCCCTGGATGCATGGTCCGGGATAAAGAAAAAGATCCTTGCCAACGAGGGGGGGTTCACATCGGCGCAATTGAACAGTATCAAGCGCCAGATCATCAACCCGGCGGAGGAGTGCAGCGCCGACAAGCTCGGGCGGGTGTTGATCCCCTCTGCACTGCGGCTGCACGCCGAATTGGAACGGGACATCTGGTTCGCCGGCATGGGACAACGCTTCGATATCTGGAGCAAGGGAACGTATAGCCGCATCAACGCGCAGGACGAGAAAAACTTCCCGCTGGATTCGGAAGCGCTCGCCGTACTGGGCATTTAA